In Nicotiana tabacum cultivar K326 chromosome 11, ASM71507v2, whole genome shotgun sequence, a single window of DNA contains:
- the LOC107817250 gene encoding uncharacterized protein LOC107817250, translating to MEMLRQIQLNIPLIDALREMSGYAKMMKDLMSQKFDFQDLSTVTLTQICSVVVTRPMAQKMSDPGSFIIPCKIGSYAFAKALCDLGANINLMSLDVYTKLGIGRARSTSMLLQLADRTVKRPTRILDDVLVQVGKFVFPSNIVILHCQVDEEIPIILGRPFLATGRALIDCETGELKMRLNDEEVIFNV from the coding sequence atggagatgttgCGTCAAATTCAGTTGAATATTCCTTTGATTGATGCCTTAAGGGAGATGTCAGGTTATGCGAAGATGATGAAAGACCTAATGTCACAGaagtttgattttcaggacctatCCACAGTGACTCTAACGCAGATCTGCAGCGTAGTAGTGACCAGACCGATGGCTCAAAAGATGTCCGACCCAGGTAGCTTCATTATTCCATGCAAGATTGGGAGTTATGCCTTTGCAAAggcattatgtgatttgggagccaACATAAATTTGATGTCTCTGGATGTATACACCAAACTGGGCATTGGTAGAGCTAGATCGACTTCGATGCTGCTGCAGCTGGCTGACCGCACGGTAAAAAGGCCTACTAGGattcttgatgatgtgttggtgcaagtgGGGAAGTTCGTGTTCCCTTCAAACATTGTTATTCTTCACTGTCAGGTAGATGAGGAGATACCTATCATTTTAGGTAGGCCATTtttggccactgggagagcacTAATCGATTGTGAGACTGGGGAATTAAAAATGAGACTGAACGATGAAGAAGTCATATTCAATGTTTAG